From Mya arenaria isolate MELC-2E11 chromosome 12, ASM2691426v1, the proteins below share one genomic window:
- the LOC128210567 gene encoding G-protein coupled receptor dmsr-1-like, which produces MVPKVNVTSADGLLNVHPSGLIEFSTGYALLHGYISACVCTFGFLANIANIVVLTRPNMISSTNIILTWLAVADLFTMLDYFPFAMHFYIFKDSDLEFPKTRGYGWIIYLLFHASFSVVCHSAAIWLTITLATFRFICIWFPTTGRQHCSVPRAKQSVAVIICVIIVLCIPNIIINNFAPYKTNANTNITHFDICYNISYRSGGAFDHVDMINKMIQAIIFKIVPCILLTILTIALVTAMHEAYKKRMRLRNQGRREESDRHGEHNRTTGMLLAVVVLFFITELPQGILTILTLISDNFFYQVYLPLGDILDIMALCNNAINFVLYCTMSRQFRVTFVATFCRFCPKKRPGWMPMKLVKSKTEQSGIYSVTENTHV; this is translated from the coding sequence ATGGTTCCCAAAGTGAACGTAACTTCTGCTGATGGACTACTTAACGTCCATCCGTCGGGACTGATTGAGTTTTCGACAGGTTATGCTCTGCTACATGGCTACATAAGTGCTTGTGTATGTACGTTTGGATTTTTAGcaaatatagcaaatattgTGGTTCTAACCAGACCAAATATGATATCTtctacaaatataattttgacttGGCTTGCTGTAGCTGATCTGTTTACCATGTTGGACTATTTTCCTTTCGCCATGCATTTCTACATATTCAAAGACAGTGATTTGGAATTTCCTAAAACAAGAGGTTATGGATGGATTATATACCTTTTATTCCATGCCAGTTTCAGCGTTGTGTGCCATTCAGCAGCAATCTGGTTGACTATTACATTAGCAACATTTCGATTCATTTGCATCTGGTTTCCAACGACTGGAAGACAACATTGCTCTGTACCTAGAGCAAAACAGAGTGTCGCTGTGATTATATGCGTTATTATTGTATTGTGTATACCCAATATCATCATCAATAACTTCGCaccatataaaacaaatgcaaatacaaatataacacattttgatatttgttacaaCATTTCATACCGTAGCGGAGGTGCCTTTGACCATGTTGATATGattaacaaaatgatacaagcaattatttttaaaatcgtCCCCTGTATTTTGCTTACAATATTGACAATTGCGCTTGTGACGGCCATGCACGAGGCCTACAAGAAACGGATGCGCCTCCGAAACCAGGGTCGTCGTGAGGAGTCAGACAGGCACGGGGAACACAACAGAACCACCGGTATGCTCCTGGCCGTCGTCGTACTTTTCTTCATCACTGAACTGCCACAGGGAATACTGACAATACTAACGCTGATCAGTGACAATTTTTTCTACCAAGTGTATTTGCCTCTGGGCGATATATTAGACATTATGGCTCTTTGTAACAATGCTATTAACTTTGTTTTGTACTGCACTATGTCACGGCAGTTTAGAGTAACATTTGTCGCAACATTCTGTAGGTTCTGTCCAAAGAAGCGGCCCGGATGGATGCCAATGAAATTGGTCAAATCTAAAACAGAACAAAGCGGTATTTATTCAGTAACGGAAAATACCCACGTGTAG